Proteins encoded within one genomic window of Sulfolobales archaeon:
- the panB gene encoding 3-methyl-2-oxobutanoate hydroxymethyltransferase — protein sequence MPEKILPRHFIRAKKEGKKIVMVTAYDYIQASIADEAGVDGILVGDSLGMVIMGFKTTLPVTLDMIKHHLRAVLNAAPKALVVADMPFLSYEISKEEAVRNAGEMIKMGADAVKVEGGSEIIDKVEAMIRAGIPVMGHIGLNPQRQMIYGLKLRGSTADDAKKIIEDARALEEAGVFSIVIEFTTAEVASEITKILKIPTICIGSGVECDGQILVFHDLVGLTPSPPPFARKYADTREIFFNALKRYVLDVREGRFPSEKEFFRMPPEEYARFKKYMSGNS from the coding sequence TTATAAGAGCTAAAAAGGAGGGTAAGAAGATCGTTATGGTGACAGCATATGACTATATACAAGCCAGCATAGCTGATGAAGCAGGTGTAGATGGAATACTGGTTGGAGACTCTCTGGGTATGGTTATAATGGGGTTTAAAACCACACTACCTGTCACACTCGATATGATAAAGCATCATCTCAGGGCAGTCTTAAACGCAGCACCAAAAGCGCTTGTAGTAGCTGACATGCCTTTTCTAAGCTATGAAATTAGTAAGGAGGAAGCTGTGAGAAACGCTGGTGAGATGATTAAGATGGGTGCTGACGCGGTTAAAGTTGAGGGAGGTTCAGAGATCATTGACAAGGTAGAAGCTATGATCCGTGCTGGCATCCCTGTGATGGGGCATATAGGATTAAATCCTCAGAGGCAGATGATATATGGGCTTAAGCTGAGAGGTTCTACTGCTGATGATGCTAAGAAAATAATTGAAGATGCGAGAGCGCTAGAAGAGGCTGGTGTGTTTTCTATAGTAATTGAATTTACTACAGCCGAGGTCGCTTCTGAGATAACTAAGATCCTTAAGATCCCTACGATATGCATTGGATCAGGTGTCGAGTGTGATGGTCAGATCCTTGTATTTCATGATCTCGTAGGCTTAACACCTTCGCCACCTCCATTTGCTAGAAAGTATGCAGATACTAGAGAGATTTTCTTTAACGCTTTGAAGAGATATGTACTTGATGTAAGAGAAGGTAGATTCCCAAGCGAGAAGGAATTCTTTAGAATGCCTCCCGAAGAATATGCTAGATTTAAGAAATATATGTCTGGTAACAGCTAG
- a CDS encoding helix-turn-helix domain-containing protein, which yields MKEDLEVKLLDILRELLDLTLYEARVYLYLLLRDQAFIRDIARDVRIPRTKIYQIIRSLRDKGFIEVYRDKLLKARIRDPLNTIAYYTESRCRRLKELSDTMKDIVSRIRIERSEGLNANAIASVDILNTYEEFENSLISDLNMMRSQATVVVSRKPIEINWRRLVLELFRAMIKREIRFRYITPPYSKGSSIIKDLIRHFCMSTQETLPHLFKMIIGENLSIDIESVRSMISRIELYETEFDIPLIIIDGSISYNLFTDPINNRFLFAVRYVNDNYTKSLMSYIDLNLSVKNSRNLTADLIKYCE from the coding sequence ATGAAAGAAGATCTAGAAGTAAAACTTTTAGATATACTAAGAGAACTGCTCGATCTAACACTCTATGAAGCTAGAGTATATCTATACCTACTACTCAGAGATCAGGCTTTTATAAGAGATATAGCTAGAGATGTTAGGATACCTCGGACAAAGATCTATCAGATCATCAGAAGCTTAAGAGATAAAGGCTTCATAGAAGTCTACAGAGACAAACTATTGAAAGCTAGAATTAGGGATCCTTTAAATACTATAGCATATTATACTGAATCTAGATGCAGACGTTTAAAAGAGCTTTCAGATACAATGAAAGATATAGTTTCTAGGATCAGAATAGAAAGATCAGAGGGTTTAAATGCTAATGCCATAGCTAGTGTGGATATTCTCAATACATATGAAGAATTCGAGAACTCTCTTATATCGGATTTAAACATGATGAGATCTCAGGCTACTGTGGTAGTTAGTAGAAAGCCTATTGAGATAAACTGGAGAAGATTAGTTCTAGAGCTCTTTAGAGCAATGATAAAGCGTGAGATCAGATTTAGGTATATAACGCCGCCATATAGCAAGGGAAGCTCTATTATAAAAGATCTTATAAGGCATTTTTGTATGTCAACACAAGAAACTCTTCCTCATCTTTTCAAGATGATAATAGGTGAGAATCTCTCCATCGATATTGAATCAGTTAGAAGTATGATTAGCAGAATAGAGCTTTATGAAACAGAATTCGATATACCTCTTATCATTATAGATGGATCAATATCGTATAATCTTTTTACAGATCCTATTAACAATAGATTTTTATTTGCTGTAAGATATGTTAACGATAATTATACAAAGAGCTTAATGAGTTATATAGATCTAAATCTGTCAGTAAAAAACTCTAGAAATCTAACAGCAGATCTGATCAAATACTGTGAATAG
- a CDS encoding CdvA-like protein: MVSIEEVERFLGSKITDPYGRILGVLSSVYSDVDGSVSGVEVVSEDYSIRYIPSERLVISHEGLIILPEWKVEALKVEAQLDRARKRARAIEDLYINKEISAQAYEDMKKQIDSTLSRLKEKARQTRSLLRKRLGEVEDEILHLDKASNHLKLIYTSGEISEQRFKQSMDMLRSSRNKYVEEKKDLEKHIEIIEKLETEITTPIKTTQIQPSTQPATTSPPQPQIQAPSSQQTPINVIITNS, translated from the coding sequence ATGGTCTCTATAGAAGAAGTGGAGAGATTCCTAGGTAGTAAGATAACAGATCCCTATGGAAGAATCTTAGGAGTTTTATCATCAGTATACTCTGATGTAGATGGTAGTGTTTCAGGTGTCGAGGTGGTTAGTGAAGATTATTCGATAAGATATATTCCTTCAGAAAGATTGGTAATATCTCACGAAGGTTTGATCATACTTCCAGAGTGGAAGGTTGAAGCTCTAAAAGTTGAAGCCCAGCTTGACAGAGCCAGGAAAAGAGCGAGAGCTATTGAAGATCTCTATATTAATAAAGAGATAAGCGCTCAAGCTTATGAAGATATGAAGAAACAAATAGATTCAACGTTAAGCAGACTTAAAGAGAAAGCTAGACAGACCAGATCTCTCCTAAGAAAGAGATTAGGAGAAGTTGAAGATGAGATACTTCATCTCGATAAGGCTTCTAATCATCTTAAATTAATATACACTTCTGGAGAGATCTCTGAGCAGAGATTCAAGCAGTCTATGGATATGCTAAGATCTTCTAGAAATAAGTATGTTGAGGAGAAAAAAGATCTTGAGAAACATATTGAGATAATTGAAAAACTTGAAACAGAGATCACGACACCTATAAAAACTACGCAAATACAGCCTTCAACACAGCCTGCGACAACTTCACCTCCGCAGCCTCAGATTCAGGCTCCATCCAGTCAGCAGACTCCTATCAATGTTATCATAACCAACAGCTAG
- a CDS encoding AAA family ATPase, whose product MILEKMAREYADRAIIMERRGNYEEAVKNYRKAAEILKKILTLYRDLPMRDTYIEYIKEYEKRAEFIEKNLQQILSGGGGAYQNNVEIEDLVSPPPNISFNDIVDLEEIKKILRRAIVYPIKRPDLYPNEIGWSKGVLLYGPPGNGKTMLAGALAREINAAFIAVDAASIMSKWLGDAEKNVSKIFSKARDIWLSKGVPVIIFIDEVDSLMGVYNAEIGGEVRVRNQFLKEMDGIHTKGSSELIFVIGATNKPWVLDMAFLRRFQKRIYVPNPSKEVREALLRHYTRSLKLDPGIDFNRLAEMTEGYSASDIKEIVRDAYELTLDEMFEKETREPRPVSMEDFEKVLSRRKPSVSQEMLRYYDEWTKKFGAL is encoded by the coding sequence ATGATTCTTGAAAAGATGGCTAGAGAGTATGCTGATAGAGCTATTATCATGGAGAGAAGGGGAAACTATGAGGAAGCAGTCAAGAATTATAGAAAGGCAGCAGAGATTCTCAAAAAAATACTGACCTTATATAGAGATCTTCCCATGCGAGATACATATATAGAATATATAAAAGAATATGAGAAGAGAGCTGAGTTTATAGAGAAAAACCTTCAACAGATATTATCGGGGGGAGGAGGTGCTTATCAGAATAATGTAGAGATTGAAGACCTGGTGTCTCCACCACCTAATATAAGTTTTAATGATATAGTTGATCTTGAGGAGATTAAGAAGATTCTCAGAAGAGCAATAGTCTACCCTATAAAAAGGCCAGATCTCTATCCAAATGAGATAGGATGGTCTAAGGGTGTCCTTCTCTATGGTCCTCCTGGAAATGGTAAAACCATGTTAGCTGGAGCTCTTGCAAGAGAGATAAACGCAGCTTTTATAGCAGTTGATGCAGCTTCCATCATGTCTAAATGGCTTGGCGATGCTGAAAAGAATGTGAGCAAAATCTTTTCTAAAGCTAGAGATATATGGCTTAGCAAGGGTGTTCCGGTGATAATATTCATAGACGAGGTAGATTCTCTGATGGGTGTTTATAACGCTGAGATCGGTGGAGAGGTTAGAGTTAGGAATCAATTTCTAAAAGAAATGGACGGGATACATACCAAGGGATCTTCTGAGCTCATATTCGTTATAGGGGCAACAAACAAACCATGGGTTCTAGACATGGCTTTCTTAAGAAGATTTCAGAAGAGAATCTATGTTCCTAATCCCAGTAAAGAAGTTAGAGAAGCTCTACTCAGGCATTATACTAGATCTCTAAAGCTAGATCCTGGGATAGATTTTAACAGGCTTGCAGAGATGACAGAAGGTTATTCTGCCAGTGATATTAAAGAAATTGTTAGAGACGCCTATGAACTCACACTAGACGAGATGTTTGAGAAAGAAACTAGAGAACCTAGACCTGTGTCTATGGAAGATTTTGAAAAAGTTCTCTCGAGGAGAAAGCCTAGCGTCTCTCAGGAGATGCTTAGATACTATGATGAGTGGACTAAGAAATTTGGAGCTCTATAA
- a CDS encoding TGS domain-containing protein: MVTNLPPEARAKFVKYQEARTPEEKLQALQEFLSAVPKHKGTENLVRWIRRRMAELREEIEERKRSSSRGGGRSFFIAREGDVQIVMLGLMKSGKSSILKTLTNARVIVSDTPSLTTAPIPGMFVYKDIYFQLVEAPSLSEDPEARINRMSISLARNADCLLLVIDLSRDPVYQYSYVRKLLEDEGIKITKPRGRIEIIRSSGSTGVSIINFGRLLDASIDDIRKLLESYKIQGVEVRIYGEISLEDIESYLIGVSHYKPTIIIASKKDLDPKGFNCEMLRKEVEKEIPILCTETSDQNNLIRIGDLIIETMDLIRVYTKPPHGEISKRPLVLRRGATVLDVARAVHEDLYKGFLYARVWGPSVRYPGVRVGRDHVVKDGDIIEIHYKIVGD; this comes from the coding sequence ATGGTGACAAATCTACCTCCAGAGGCTAGAGCTAAGTTTGTGAAATATCAAGAGGCTAGAACTCCTGAGGAGAAGCTTCAAGCATTACAAGAATTTCTATCGGCTGTGCCCAAGCATAAGGGAACAGAGAATCTCGTTAGATGGATCAGGAGAAGAATGGCAGAGCTTAGGGAGGAGATTGAAGAAAGAAAGAGATCTTCTTCTAGAGGTGGTGGTAGATCCTTTTTCATAGCTAGGGAGGGCGATGTTCAGATAGTTATGCTAGGATTAATGAAATCAGGTAAATCATCGATCCTGAAAACTCTTACAAATGCTAGAGTTATTGTATCTGACACTCCATCTCTAACCACTGCTCCTATTCCTGGTATGTTCGTTTATAAAGATATATACTTCCAGCTTGTAGAAGCTCCATCGCTTTCGGAAGATCCTGAAGCCAGGATCAATAGAATGAGCATAAGCCTTGCCAGAAATGCTGACTGTCTTCTACTGGTTATAGATCTCTCTCGAGATCCTGTGTACCAGTATAGCTATGTGAGAAAACTTCTAGAGGATGAAGGGATCAAAATAACCAAACCTAGAGGAAGGATCGAAATCATAAGATCCTCTGGCTCTACAGGTGTTAGTATAATTAACTTCGGTAGATTACTTGATGCATCAATAGATGATATAAGAAAACTCCTTGAATCATATAAGATTCAAGGAGTTGAAGTGAGAATCTATGGAGAAATATCATTAGAAGATATTGAGAGCTACCTAATAGGAGTTTCACATTATAAGCCTACTATAATCATTGCATCCAAAAAAGATCTCGATCCTAAGGGATTTAATTGCGAGATGCTTAGAAAAGAAGTTGAGAAAGAGATCCCAATTCTCTGTACTGAGACCTCAGATCAGAATAACCTTATAAGAATAGGAGATCTAATCATAGAAACAATGGATCTTATCAGGGTTTATACGAAACCTCCACACGGAGAGATCTCAAAAAGACCTCTAGTCCTGAGAAGAGGAGCTACCGTGTTAGATGTCGCTAGAGCTGTTCACGAGGATCTCTACAAAGGATTTCTATACGCCAGAGTTTGGGGACCTTCTGTAAGATATCCAGGCGTTAGAGTAGGTCGCGACCATGTTGTTAAAGATGGAGATATAATAGAGATCCATTATAAAATAGTGGGAGATTAA
- a CDS encoding MBL fold metallo-hydrolase has translation MSEEAYEKISDNFYIIHTGIPPCEKYISSYLIITAARRAILIDPGPMNSGEKIVKVLDKLGVLRTLEMIIPTHVHLDHAGAAVYIAQRSGAAIMVHPRGIPHIRDPSRLWEESRKVQGSEITERYGRPLNGDNVEIIEARDETDLILDDVSLKILHTPGHASHHISLFWHDRSLLFTGDSAGIYIPEIDSIIPTTPPPFRYDLYIESLRNMISLKPSDIAFAHRGIRKDGDLLLKHLNQMRIWLETFLITKSEDDILKILGEKDEFTNRYLRFEDKDCMIATFNIELSIRGFLEEIKRLKSF, from the coding sequence ATGTCGGAAGAAGCATATGAGAAGATCTCTGATAACTTCTATATAATACACACAGGCATTCCTCCTTGCGAGAAGTATATATCATCATATCTTATCATAACTGCTGCTAGAAGAGCTATTCTAATAGATCCAGGTCCTATGAACTCGGGCGAGAAGATTGTAAAGGTGCTAGATAAACTGGGTGTTCTAAGAACTCTAGAGATGATCATTCCAACACATGTACACCTAGATCATGCCGGGGCAGCGGTTTATATAGCTCAGAGATCTGGCGCAGCTATAATGGTTCATCCTAGAGGAATACCTCATATAAGAGATCCCTCTAGATTGTGGGAGGAATCTAGAAAGGTTCAAGGAAGTGAGATTACCGAGAGATATGGGAGACCTCTTAATGGAGATAATGTTGAGATTATAGAGGCTAGAGACGAAACAGATCTCATCCTAGATGATGTATCTCTTAAGATACTCCACACCCCTGGACATGCTTCACATCATATTTCATTGTTCTGGCATGACAGGTCACTACTATTCACAGGAGATTCAGCAGGGATCTATATTCCTGAAATTGATTCTATAATTCCCACGACACCTCCTCCTTTCAGATACGATCTCTACATAGAATCTCTTAGAAATATGATCTCTTTAAAACCTTCGGATATAGCATTCGCACATAGAGGTATTAGGAAAGATGGAGATCTTCTTCTCAAGCATTTAAATCAGATGAGAATATGGCTTGAAACTTTTCTTATCACAAAATCAGAAGACGATATTCTGAAGATACTTGGTGAAAAAGATGAATTCACAAATAGATATCTCAGGTTTGAAGATAAAGATTGTATGATCGCTACATTTAATATAGAGCTAAGTATCAGAGGTTTTCTCGAGGAGATCAAGAGATTAAAATCTTTCTAG
- a CDS encoding DUF763 domain-containing protein, which produces MKIMSGIAYLPLHEGHVPRWLLEYMMRLASSILKALYEIYDPRDILRRFSDPLWFQAFNNVIGMDWDSSGSTTVVTAIVKSITWRNDLGFLVLGGKGVHSKDTLKEIPEAVKRFDLGEDSISMYTRISRLTAKIDSSLLQDGYSLYHHTLFISRDGFWCVVQQGMNTAEKMARRYHLSQDTFKEDLLSDPHSGLASNVIVKPLNMIDKESAEARRVIDDLISEESSRLVRMISEVNRILKGLTSLHTYSKGSDLRKNDIRRREFTIPYYKPINISKSFIESINNLQLRNARNIIEALELKGFGPEHVRALALVSDLIFNAPPSNRDPVTHPIDPFLYSFAHGGKDGIPYRVRRDLIERTIMTLEEAIERSRLGEQDKMKMLRRLSKYSDSLLKLEH; this is translated from the coding sequence ATGAAGATAATGAGCGGCATAGCGTATCTACCACTCCACGAAGGCCATGTACCTAGATGGCTTTTAGAATACATGATGAGGCTTGCGTCGTCTATTCTAAAAGCTCTCTATGAAATCTATGATCCTAGAGATATTCTAAGAAGATTCTCGGATCCTCTTTGGTTTCAAGCGTTTAATAACGTAATTGGAATGGATTGGGATAGTAGTGGTTCTACTACTGTGGTAACGGCTATTGTGAAAAGCATTACATGGAGAAATGATCTAGGGTTTCTAGTTCTAGGAGGTAAGGGTGTTCATTCTAAGGATACGCTTAAGGAGATTCCTGAAGCTGTTAAGAGGTTTGATCTAGGTGAGGATAGTATTAGTATGTATACTAGGATCAGCAGGCTCACCGCAAAAATAGATTCATCATTATTACAAGATGGGTACTCTCTATATCATCACACGCTCTTTATATCAAGAGATGGTTTCTGGTGTGTCGTGCAACAAGGTATGAACACTGCTGAGAAGATGGCTAGAAGATATCATCTGAGTCAAGATACTTTCAAAGAGGATCTTCTATCAGATCCTCATTCAGGTCTAGCATCAAATGTAATTGTAAAACCTCTTAACATGATCGATAAAGAATCTGCTGAAGCTAGGAGAGTAATCGATGATCTCATCAGCGAGGAATCTAGTAGACTTGTTAGAATGATCTCGGAGGTGAATAGAATTTTAAAGGGATTAACATCTCTACACACATACTCAAAAGGTTCAGATCTTAGGAAAAATGATATTCGAAGAAGAGAGTTCACGATACCGTATTATAAGCCTATAAATATATCGAAAAGCTTTATAGAAAGTATAAACAATCTTCAACTGAGAAATGCACGAAATATTATCGAAGCACTCGAATTAAAAGGTTTTGGTCCTGAGCATGTCAGAGCATTAGCGCTGGTATCAGATCTCATCTTTAACGCTCCTCCCTCTAATAGAGATCCTGTTACGCATCCTATAGATCCTTTCTTGTACTCGTTTGCGCATGGAGGTAAAGATGGTATACCTTATAGAGTGAGAAGAGATTTAATCGAGAGAACTATCATGACATTAGAGGAGGCTATAGAAAGATCTAGACTTGGAGAACAGGATAAAATGAAGATGTTAAGAAGACTCTCAAAATACTCTGATAGTCTATTAAAACTAGAGCATTGA
- a CDS encoding geranylgeranylglycerol-phosphate geranylgeranyltransferase encodes MHNIWGKLVQWIKLVRIHNLLIVLIGLLISVRASMIPHLEDLRYNNYAELIEIVLIIAPPALLAASGGYIRNDYFDLESDRISKPWRPLARGVIKPELADRVALAMYILAPLYSLLVIGWITAIFTLLNVILIDLYNSNLKRKGLAGNIVVSLATANVFIYGALSYSEKYIGRIEISIYALIPFLFAFLLTLTREIIKGIEDLEGDTRISAGTLALIYGFKKASAIALLIGVVIGLILVIPLYLIFSYQYLVLAILTVALAIYSSYYILGSVNTSEAINRARRARSLTKISLFIGTIAFLTWLFT; translated from the coding sequence TTGCATAATATATGGGGGAAATTAGTTCAATGGATTAAGCTTGTGAGGATTCATAATCTACTCATAGTACTTATAGGACTTCTCATAAGTGTGAGAGCATCAATGATACCACACCTAGAAGATCTGAGGTATAATAACTATGCAGAACTTATAGAGATAGTATTAATAATAGCGCCTCCAGCTCTTCTAGCTGCATCAGGGGGTTATATAAGAAATGACTATTTTGATCTCGAGAGTGATAGGATCTCTAAACCTTGGAGACCTCTTGCGAGAGGAGTTATAAAACCTGAGTTAGCTGATAGAGTTGCTCTGGCTATGTACATCTTAGCCCCCCTATATTCTTTACTGGTAATCGGGTGGATCACAGCTATATTCACGTTGCTAAATGTAATCCTCATAGATCTCTATAATTCAAATCTTAAGAGAAAGGGTTTGGCTGGGAATATAGTAGTGTCTCTAGCTACAGCCAATGTATTTATATATGGAGCTTTATCATACTCAGAAAAATATATCGGTAGAATAGAGATCTCTATATACGCTCTGATACCGTTTCTATTCGCATTTCTTCTAACATTAACGAGAGAAATAATAAAGGGTATTGAAGATCTGGAGGGTGATACTAGAATAAGCGCGGGAACTCTAGCTCTTATCTATGGATTTAAAAAAGCTTCTGCCATTGCTTTACTTATAGGAGTTGTAATAGGTCTTATACTTGTAATACCCTTATATCTTATATTCTCTTATCAATATCTCGTATTGGCAATACTCACAGTAGCTCTGGCTATATATTCCTCATATTATATATTAGGGTCCGTTAACACTAGTGAGGCTATCAATAGAGCACGTAGAGCGAGAAGCCTAACTAAAATATCATTATTTATAGGAACAATAGCATTCCTAACATGGTTATTCACATAG
- the arcC gene encoding carbamate kinase, whose product MRPLLVIALGGNAILKKGEKGLVEEQWNNIRTAARAIVSVFKRGYNIVVTHGNGPQVGNLAEWFESLKNRIPPLTLDIAGAMTQGWIGYMLQIEIGNILEEEGFERKVISIINTVLVDPRDPAFDDPTKFIGPYYSREEALKISLEKKWLFKEDPRGGWRRVVPSPKPVANIEIEAIKTLLEKGFIVIASGGGGVPVYRDKNILKGVEAVIDKDLSSSVLAIGLRASKLVILTDVDGVYLNFGRPDAVLIKDINLEEAMTLIRRGFLGEGSMKPKVEACVKYVAETGFTCHIGHLEKAVEVVEGKSGTTIHS is encoded by the coding sequence TTGAGACCCCTCCTCGTAATAGCTTTGGGAGGTAATGCCATCCTTAAGAAAGGTGAAAAAGGTCTTGTTGAGGAACAATGGAACAATATAAGAACAGCTGCTAGAGCTATCGTAAGCGTTTTCAAGAGAGGTTATAACATTGTTGTTACTCACGGAAACGGTCCTCAGGTAGGGAATCTAGCAGAATGGTTTGAATCTCTGAAGAACCGAATACCACCTCTCACACTAGATATAGCGGGAGCTATGACTCAAGGATGGATCGGATACATGCTACAGATCGAAATAGGAAATATATTAGAAGAAGAAGGTTTCGAAAGAAAAGTTATATCAATCATAAACACTGTTCTAGTAGACCCTCGAGATCCGGCTTTTGATGATCCAACAAAATTCATAGGACCCTACTACTCTCGCGAAGAAGCTCTTAAAATATCTTTGGAAAAGAAATGGCTTTTTAAAGAAGATCCTAGAGGTGGTTGGAGAAGAGTTGTTCCATCTCCAAAACCTGTAGCGAATATAGAGATAGAAGCTATAAAAACTCTTCTAGAGAAGGGTTTCATTGTCATAGCCTCTGGAGGAGGTGGAGTACCCGTTTATCGCGATAAGAATATTCTTAAAGGCGTTGAAGCTGTGATAGATAAGGATCTATCATCTTCAGTGCTGGCGATAGGGCTAAGAGCTTCAAAGCTAGTGATATTAACAGATGTTGATGGAGTGTACCTCAATTTCGGAAGACCTGATGCTGTGCTTATAAAAGATATAAATCTTGAAGAAGCTATGACACTTATCAGAAGAGGATTTCTAGGAGAAGGTTCTATGAAGCCTAAGGTTGAAGCATGTGTAAAATATGTTGCGGAAACAGGATTCACATGCCATATAGGGCATCTAGAGAAAGCAGTGGAGGTTGTTGAAGGTAAAAGTGGTACAACGATACACAGCTGA
- the metG gene encoding methionine--tRNA ligase, whose protein sequence is MSKWVVAAAWPYINSVPHLGTVLHLLTADVYARYLRQLGEDVISVSGSDEHGTPIEVEARRRSIDPRALTDEAHEYVVGLLKKWGIELSNYSRTESEVHKEFVRDFMRRLEERGYIQPREQTLPYCEKDKIFLPDRFIIGTCPRCGYPEARGDQCDNCGALLDPTDLINPRCVFCGSKPVYATTVHWFFDLSKVENEIRRWLEEHPRLDDRVKKYSLSWVREGLRPRAVTRDVRWGIRAPFKGAEEKTIYVWFDALLGYLSASKEYLEKNGRRFEDFWKDPNTKTVYFIGKDNIPFHAVILPAMLIASGENYPLPYHISSTEYILYEGEKFSKSRRIGLWIDEALEIIPEADYWRYALMRMRPEERDSNFSWREFHRIVNSELNDDIGNFVHRVLIFIRRFFNSTVPEPGEFDDIDRETWSEIDANYREYIDLMDRFKIKQALERILNLSRIGNHYLNRRAPWDELKKDPSRAATTIYISVNIVGLIALLLYPFTPSSSEKLWKMLGMMHPIRDIVISRRAFYPIEPGTRLSDNIEPLFKKLPENFLEEVERVLLPKVREKIQKIRPESLRF, encoded by the coding sequence ATGAGTAAGTGGGTTGTAGCAGCTGCATGGCCATATATCAATAGCGTTCCACATCTCGGGACAGTGCTTCATCTGCTTACAGCAGATGTGTATGCTAGATATCTGAGGCAATTAGGTGAGGATGTGATATCTGTAAGCGGCTCAGACGAGCATGGAACTCCTATAGAGGTTGAGGCTAGAAGAAGATCTATAGATCCTAGAGCTTTAACCGATGAAGCTCATGAATATGTAGTAGGACTTCTAAAGAAATGGGGTATAGAACTTAGCAACTATTCTAGAACAGAGAGTGAGGTTCATAAGGAGTTTGTAAGAGATTTCATGAGAAGACTTGAAGAGAGAGGATATATACAGCCTAGAGAGCAGACCCTCCCATACTGTGAGAAAGATAAGATCTTTCTTCCAGACCGCTTTATTATAGGTACATGCCCTAGATGTGGGTATCCAGAGGCCAGAGGAGATCAATGTGATAACTGTGGAGCACTTCTAGATCCTACTGATCTGATTAATCCTCGATGTGTTTTCTGCGGTTCAAAACCTGTTTATGCTACTACAGTTCATTGGTTTTTTGATCTTAGTAAGGTTGAGAATGAGATCAGAAGATGGCTAGAAGAGCATCCTAGGCTAGATGATAGGGTTAAAAAATATTCTCTGTCATGGGTTAGAGAAGGTTTGAGACCGCGAGCTGTGACAAGAGATGTGAGATGGGGTATAAGAGCTCCTTTCAAAGGCGCTGAGGAGAAAACTATATATGTGTGGTTTGATGCATTGCTAGGATACCTCTCAGCATCTAAGGAATATCTTGAGAAGAATGGAAGAAGATTTGAGGATTTCTGGAAGGATCCTAATACTAAGACCGTGTATTTTATAGGTAAGGATAACATCCCATTTCACGCAGTTATTCTCCCGGCAATGCTTATAGCATCTGGAGAAAACTATCCACTTCCCTATCACATATCATCTACAGAATATATTCTATATGAAGGTGAGAAGTTCAGCAAGAGCAGGAGAATAGGTCTCTGGATAGATGAGGCTCTTGAGATAATTCCGGAAGCTGATTACTGGAGATATGCTCTTATGAGAATGAGACCTGAAGAGAGAGATTCAAACTTTAGCTGGAGAGAGTTTCATAGAATAGTAAATAGCGAGTTGAATGATGATATAGGAAATTTCGTTCACAGAGTTCTTATCTTTATCAGAAGATTCTTCAACTCGACAGTTCCAGAGCCTGGAGAGTTTGATGATATAGATCGTGAGACTTGGTCTGAGATTGATGCTAATTATAGAGAATATATAGATCTCATGGATAGATTCAAGATCAAGCAAGCTCTCGAGAGGATCTTGAATCTAAGCAGGATAGGAAATCACTATCTAAATAGAAGAGCTCCTTGGGATGAATTGAAAAAAGATCCTTCTAGAGCTGCGACAACGATCTATATCTCTGTAAATATAGTAGGACTTATAGCTCTTCTATTATACCCATTCACGCCATCTTCTTCGGAGAAACTCTGGAAGATGCTTGGTATGATGCATCCTATAAGAGATATAGTGATCAGTAGGAGAGCCTTCTACCCGATAGAACCTGGAACGAGGTTATCTGATAACATAGAGCCTTTATTCAAGAAACTTCCAGAAAACTTCTTAGAAGAAGTGGAGAGAGTACTTCTTCCAAAAGTCAGAGAGAAGATTCAAAAGATTAGACCGGAAAGCCTTAGATTCTGA